A genome region from Glutamicibacter arilaitensis Re117 includes the following:
- a CDS encoding YigZ family protein: MNTNDSAATRYTTLTSDSIHELEIKRSRFITYLFRVETEAAARAHIAALRKSHFDARHHCSAFILGPDRIVQRSNDDGEPSGTAGIPMLDALAKREMPDASVLSDVLAVVVRYFGGIKLGAGGLVRAYSDAVSSGLDHAPLHLRQRLRIFAFTASHAQAARYENELRAAGYQVEPTEWQAQHAIVRIGIPDTEQAAQELHTHIATLTSGAATLNSTNTQWVDLI; this comes from the coding sequence ATGAACACCAACGACTCGGCTGCAACGCGGTACACGACTTTGACCAGCGATTCCATCCACGAGCTGGAAATCAAGCGTTCGCGCTTCATCACCTACCTCTTCCGGGTCGAAACCGAAGCCGCCGCCCGCGCGCATATCGCCGCCCTGCGCAAATCCCACTTCGATGCCCGGCACCACTGCAGCGCGTTCATCCTGGGCCCGGACCGGATCGTGCAGCGCTCGAACGACGACGGCGAACCCTCAGGCACCGCCGGGATCCCGATGCTCGATGCCCTGGCCAAGCGCGAAATGCCCGATGCCAGCGTGCTCTCGGACGTGCTGGCCGTGGTGGTCCGCTACTTCGGCGGCATCAAGCTGGGTGCCGGCGGCCTGGTCCGCGCCTATTCCGATGCAGTCTCCTCGGGACTGGACCACGCACCGCTGCACCTGCGCCAGCGCCTGCGCATCTTCGCATTCACCGCCTCGCACGCCCAAGCTGCCCGCTACGAAAACGAGCTGCGCGCCGCCGGCTACCAGGTCGAACCCACCGAATGGCAAGCGCAGCACGCCATCGTGCGAATCGGCATCCCGGACACCGAGCAGGCCGCACAAGAACTGCACACGCACATCGCCACCCTCACCTCCGGCG
- the coaE gene encoding dephospho-CoA kinase, which produces MLHVGLTGAVASGKSAVAAKLAALGAVVIDADKLARQVVEPGTPGLGAIKDTFGEDVLLPDGSLNRPALAAIVFSDEAQRAKLNAIVHPLVRAQAQKLRDAAPKQALVVEDIPLLVESGQAEKFDAVVVVQAPLEERMRRMVYDRGWTEADAKARIAAQATDEQRAAVADYLLDNSGSLAELEAQVESLYQQLAPTQE; this is translated from the coding sequence ATGTTGCATGTTGGACTGACCGGGGCAGTGGCCTCTGGAAAATCTGCGGTCGCGGCGAAGCTAGCCGCCCTGGGAGCTGTAGTCATCGATGCCGATAAGCTGGCGCGCCAGGTAGTTGAACCTGGCACGCCCGGGCTCGGTGCGATCAAAGACACCTTTGGGGAGGATGTACTGCTGCCCGACGGGTCGCTGAATCGGCCGGCTTTGGCCGCGATCGTCTTCTCCGATGAAGCGCAGCGGGCCAAGCTGAACGCGATCGTGCACCCGCTGGTTCGCGCGCAAGCCCAGAAGCTGCGTGATGCGGCACCTAAGCAGGCGCTGGTGGTGGAGGATATTCCGCTTTTGGTCGAGTCCGGGCAGGCGGAGAAGTTCGATGCCGTGGTGGTTGTCCAGGCGCCGCTGGAAGAACGCATGCGCCGAATGGTCTACGATCGTGGGTGGACTGAAGCTGATGCCAAGGCGCGGATTGCCGCGCAGGCTACCGATGAGCAGCGGGCGGCCGTGGCCGACTACCTGCTGGATAATTCCGGCAGCTTGGCAGAACTTGAAGCGCAGGTTGAATCCCTCTACCAGCAATTGGCCCCGACGCAGGAGTAA
- the uvrB gene encoding excinuclease ABC subunit UvrB: MSLAQPIKRVVAPFEVISEYEPAGDQPQAIKALTERINAGEKDIVLLGATGTGKSATTAWLVEQVQRPTLVLVQNKTLAAQLANEFRELMPNNAVEYFVSYYDYYQPEAYVPQTDTFIEKDSSINEEVERLRHSATNSLLTRRDTIVVATVSCIYGLGTPEEYVAGMVTVRAGEELNRDAMLRQFVAMQYTRNDMDFHRGTFRVRGDTVEIIPMYEEQAVRIEFFGDEVEAIHTLHPVTGEVIREETEMYIFPASHYVAGAERMHKAIKRIEDELAVRLKELESQNKLVEAQRLRMRTTYDLEMMEQMGFCNGIENYSRHIDGREAGSAPHCLIDYFPDDFLLVIDESHVTVPQIGAMYEGDMSRKRTLVEHGFRLPSAMDNRPLKWDEFLERIGQTVYLSATPGKYELGKSDGFVEQIIRPTGLIDPEIIVKPTKGQIDDLLDEIRTRVDRDERVLVTTLTKRMAEDLTDYLTEHQVRVQYLHSDVDTIRRVELLRELRMGSYDVLVGINLLREGLDLPEVSLVAILDADKQGFLRSATSLIQTIGRAARNVSGQVIMYADKITDAMGQAIEETNRRREIQEAHNKEHGIDPMPLRKKIADITDQLAREDADTQELLNNNRLAKNAKRTKASSTVRKDGLAAAPAEDLLTQIEEMTEQMHAAAAELQFELAARIRDEVSELKKELRQMKAAGHA; encoded by the coding sequence ATGAGTCTTGCACAGCCGATCAAGCGCGTGGTCGCCCCCTTCGAAGTCATCAGCGAGTATGAGCCGGCCGGCGATCAGCCGCAGGCCATCAAGGCGCTGACCGAACGGATCAACGCCGGCGAGAAGGACATCGTGCTGCTCGGTGCCACCGGTACCGGCAAGTCCGCGACCACCGCCTGGCTGGTCGAACAGGTGCAGCGCCCCACCCTGGTACTGGTGCAGAACAAGACCCTTGCCGCGCAGCTGGCCAACGAATTCCGCGAGCTGATGCCCAATAACGCAGTGGAGTACTTCGTCTCCTACTACGACTACTACCAGCCCGAAGCCTACGTGCCGCAGACCGATACCTTCATCGAAAAGGACTCCTCGATCAACGAGGAGGTCGAGCGGCTGCGCCACTCCGCGACCAACTCGCTGCTCACCCGGCGCGACACGATCGTGGTCGCCACCGTCTCGTGCATCTACGGCCTGGGCACCCCGGAGGAGTACGTGGCCGGGATGGTCACCGTGCGCGCCGGCGAGGAACTTAACCGCGACGCGATGCTGCGCCAATTCGTGGCCATGCAGTACACCCGCAATGACATGGACTTCCACCGCGGCACCTTCCGCGTGCGCGGGGATACCGTGGAGATCATCCCGATGTACGAAGAGCAGGCCGTGCGCATCGAGTTCTTCGGCGACGAGGTGGAAGCGATCCACACCCTGCACCCGGTGACCGGCGAGGTGATCCGCGAGGAAACCGAGATGTACATCTTCCCGGCCAGCCACTATGTGGCCGGCGCCGAGCGGATGCATAAGGCGATCAAGCGGATCGAAGACGAGCTGGCGGTACGCCTCAAGGAGCTCGAATCGCAGAATAAGCTCGTCGAAGCCCAGCGGTTGCGCATGCGCACCACCTATGACCTGGAAATGATGGAGCAGATGGGCTTCTGCAACGGCATCGAGAACTACTCGCGGCATATTGACGGCCGCGAGGCCGGCAGCGCCCCGCACTGCCTGATCGACTACTTCCCGGATGACTTCCTGCTGGTGATCGACGAGTCGCATGTGACCGTCCCGCAGATCGGTGCCATGTACGAGGGCGACATGTCCCGCAAGCGCACCCTGGTGGAGCACGGGTTCCGCCTGCCTTCGGCGATGGATAACCGCCCGCTGAAGTGGGATGAGTTCTTGGAGCGCATCGGGCAGACCGTTTACCTTTCGGCGACCCCTGGCAAGTACGAGCTGGGCAAGTCCGACGGGTTCGTGGAGCAGATCATCCGCCCGACCGGCCTGATCGACCCCGAGATCATCGTCAAGCCCACCAAGGGCCAGATCGATGACCTGCTCGATGAGATCCGCACCCGCGTGGATCGCGACGAGCGCGTGCTGGTCACGACCCTGACCAAGCGGATGGCCGAGGATTTGACCGACTACCTCACCGAGCACCAGGTGCGGGTGCAGTACCTGCACTCGGATGTGGACACGATCCGCCGTGTGGAGCTACTGCGCGAACTGCGCATGGGTTCCTACGATGTGCTGGTGGGCATCAACCTGCTGCGCGAGGGCTTGGACTTGCCCGAGGTTTCCCTGGTGGCGATCCTTGATGCCGACAAGCAGGGTTTCTTGCGTTCGGCGACTTCGCTGATCCAGACCATTGGCCGTGCTGCGCGTAACGTGTCGGGCCAGGTGATCATGTATGCCGATAAGATCACCGACGCGATGGGCCAGGCGATCGAGGAGACCAATCGCCGCCGCGAGATCCAGGAAGCGCATAACAAGGAGCACGGGATTGACCCGATGCCGCTGCGCAAGAAGATCGCGGACATCACCGACCAGCTGGCACGTGAGGATGCCGACACGCAGGAGCTGCTGAATAATAATCGGTTGGCGAAAAATGCCAAGCGGACGAAGGCTTCGTCCACGGTGCGCAAGGATGGTCTGGCGGCGGCTCCGGCCGAGGATCTGCTGACCCAGATCGAGGAAATGACTGAGCAGATGCATGCTGCGGCAGCCGAATTGCAGTTCGAGCTGGCTGCCCGCATCCGTGATGAAGTCTCCGAATTGAAGAAGGAATTGCGCCAGATGAAGGCCGCCGGGCATGCCTAG